A stretch of Aspergillus nidulans FGSC A4 chromosome VI DNA encodes these proteins:
- a CDS encoding putative RNA helicase/RNAse III (transcript_id=CADANIAT00009879) — protein MTHGFEYGPGAVPRILGLTASAGSSREGLQTIEMNLNSVCTTPQAHRQELLEYTHMPELRRVLYTPLMKENASLWEGSTLQKLLERDNTYCSGQMKTFVCKAVHIFQELGIWAAEYFIRASVEELLSHAYVHSKIDLDYDEREYLVNILSKSPVPDIDVHSTDPKDFPVSPKFEALISFLMSTEDINFSGLIFVEQRAAVTVMSYLLSTHPSTRDRFRTGSFIGMSNSTNRKTMLGDLLSAKMQPDTLDDFRYGRKNLIVATDVLKEGIDVSACSVVICYNIPKGFESFIQRRGRARRQNSTYSMMLSTEDDGSTLDKWQKFEKIMEEACLEDRRRTEELRALGSLDEDVCTRFCVRSTGAILTAEYAMQHLVHFCDTLPRQNYVEDKPEFSFERNDGGLLRAKVILPSSVNPKVRRAEGKAWWKTERAAKKEAAFYAYKALYEHGLVNDNLLPLTKSREFTRKDISLLPAVQKVSEQYDPWVDWAHLWSSTNLYQNRILVRQNEEDTSMKFITPTATPPIAPMKLCWDSETTYTLEFEAAGAVSLTAENIERMRAATSLYLQATTSTPLAGNKDYIALFGPDLPWDELETWLKKNQGHEPAIQVFSSQRPLDRMGVVRDRSRYGELLIFKRWLNRSGDLELECDPYPSKRRNLLQRQTLAKKRPAEDEILGSPTKKRILSASHCTIDRLPASETVFGRFIPVILDRLEAALVATRLCETVLRDIQFQDLRHVITAITMPLAQAPTDYQRYEFFGDSVLKFTVAASLFYNNPNWHEGYLTETLHALVQNARLTRAALDQGLDAYIISNRFTPRKWSAPLISEKLYASASTRSMSAKVLADVVEALIGAAYIDGGLHKAQSCIVRFLPEIELPETKLPRPESMPMSKDHKKPHLIQQENLENHIGYTFKDKTLLMEALTHPSCPYDTSIQSYQRLEFLGDAVLDMLIVDLIRAHHVECQQGEMTKIKHAIVNGHLLAFLCMQFKWAMPSPLTPSIDTGTETETEIISPPPKTLSLYSYLRYSPSRPLPLHVEPESGSSNALTRHNLLCPSILHALNNTTAYPWSLFSAIHADKFFSDVVESIIGAIFVDSGGDLGACAGFIERLGLVRIAKRILDERVDVTHPTQRAQIELQKLAARLGCNDGFRFECRTVRDLSSGKRKTLEVDINDHYGDEDPAVLGAEGPELTYTCTISLATLRTNQDFGRDLDDIVVTGCLSKEDAEIQAANLVIELVGRLESGRLYKKNMDLDIDTGVQVDLDLDMNLDPGITTG, from the exons ATGACCCACGGGTTT GAATATGGTCCGGGTGCTGTTCCTAGGATCTTAGGTCTGACGGCCAGCGCTGGCTCTAGTCGCGAGGGACTGCA GACAATCGAGATGAACCTCAATTCAGTTTGCACGACGCCCCAAGCGCACCGTCAGGAACTGCTGGAATATACGCATATGCCCGAGTTGCGGCGGGTTCTGTATACGCCTTTGATGAAAGAAAATGCTTCGCTTTGGG AAGGATCTACTTTGCAGAAGTTGCTTGAAAGGGACAACACTTACTGCAGCGGCCAGATGAAGACGTTTGTTTGCAAAGCCGTCCATATATTTCAAGAGCTGGGGATATGGGCCGCAGAGTACTTTATCAGGGCGTCGGTTGAGGAGCTTCTGAGTCATGCCTATGTTCACTCAAAAATCGACCTAGACTATGACGAGCGGGAGTACCTCGTGAATATCCTGTCTAAGTCACCGGTTCCTGATATAGACGTCCACTCCACTGACCCCAAGGATTTTCCCGTCTCCCCCAAATTCGAGGCTTTGATATCGTTCTTGATGAGCACCGAAGACATAAACTTCTCCGGTCTGATCTTCGTGGAACAGCGAGCGGCTGTTACCGTCATGTCTTACCTGCTCTCTACCCACCCCTCCACGAGAGATCGATTCCGCACCGGCAGCTTCATTGGGATGTCTAATTCCACAAATAGGAAAACTATGCTAGGAGACCTTCTCTCGGCAAAAATGCAGCCCGACACGTTGGATGACTTCCGGTACGGACGGAAGAACCTGATAGTCGCAACTGATGTGTTAAAAGAGGGGATTGATGTGAGCGCCTGCAGTGTGGTAATTTGCTACAACATACCGAAAGGCTTTGAGTCGTTCATCCAGCGGCGTGGGCGTGCCCGGCGTCAAAACTCGACATATTCTATGATGTTGTCTACAGAGGATGACGGCTCCACACTGGACAAATGGCAGAAGTtcgagaagatcatggaggAAGCTTGCCTAGAGGACAGGAGGCGTACGGAAGAGCTGCGTGCACTTGGAAGTCTTGACGAAGACGTGTGCACACGTTTCTGCGTTCGATCGACAGG TGCCATTTTGACGGCCGAATATGCTATGCAGCATCTAGTCCACTTTTGCGATACTCTTCCCCGACAGAACTATGTCGAAGACAAACCCGAGTTCTCCTTCGAGAGGAATGACGGCGGGCTTTTGAGGGCCAAAGTCATCCTGCCAAGCAGCGTGAATCCCAAGGTCAGACGTGCGGAAGGGAAAGCTTGGTGGAAGACAGAACgtgcagcaaagaaagaagcggccTTTTATGCATATAAAGCTCTGTACGAGCACGGGCTCGTAAACGACAACCTCCTTCCGTTGACAAAAAGCCGAGAGTTCACCCGAAAGGATATAAGTTTATTACCAGCCGTGCAGAAGGTATCGGAACAGTATGATCCATGGGTGGACTGGGCGCATTTATGGTCGTCAACCAATCTGTATCAGAACCGGATTCTTGTTCGCCAAAATGAGGAGGACACTTCCATGAAGTTTATAACTCCGACAGCAACACCGCCAATCGCACCGATGAAATTGTGTTGGGACAGTGAGACGACATACACCCTGGAATTCGAGGCGGCAGGAGCTGTTTCCTTGACAGCTGAAAACATTGAACGCATGAGAGCCGCCACTTCACTCTACCTACAGGCTACGACAAGCACACCGCTAGCCGGAAACAAGGACTATATCGCTCTGTTTGGCCCTGACTTGCCCTGGGACGAACTGGAAACGTGGCTGAAAAAGAATCAGGGACACGAGCCCGCCATCCAGGTATTCTCCAGTCAGAGGCCCTTGGACCGTATGGGTGTCGTCCGTGACCGGTCTCGCTATGGCGAGTTACTCATTTTCAAGCGATGGCTTAACAGGAGTGGAGACCTTGAACTGGAATGCGATCCGTATCCTAGTAAACGAAGAAACCTCCTCCAACGACAAACACTAGCCAAAAAGCgtcctgctgaagatgagataCTGGGATCACCTACCAAGAAGCGGATACTCTCTGCTAGCCATTGCACGATAGACAGACTCCCTGCAAGTGAAACAGTTTTTGGTCGGTTCATTCCAGTCATCCTTGATAGACTAGAAGCCGCGTTGGTCGCGACGAGATTATGCGAAACAGTTCTACGAGATATCCAGTTTCAGGACCTCAGACATGTCATCACAGCCATTACAATGCCCCTTGCTCAAGCCCCGACAGACTACCAGCGATACGAGTTTTTCGGCGACTCGGTACTCAAATTCACAGTTGCGGCTTCCCTCTTCTACAACAATCCGAACTGGCACGAGGGCTACCTAACCGAAACGCTGCACGCACTCGTACAGAACGCCCGTCTTACCCGCGCTGCCCTGGACCAAGGTCTTGATGCGTACATCATAAGCAATCGATTCACCCCGCGGAAATGGTCTGCCCCGCTTATTTCTGAGAAATTGTACGCTTCTGCATCGACGCGCTCAATGTCCGCTAAAGTCCTTGCTGACGTTGTCGAGGCTCTCATTGGCGCGGCGTATATTGACGGCGGCCTCCACAAAGCACAGTCTTGCATCGTCCGCTTTCTCCCAGAGATTGAACTCCCAGAGACTAAACTCCCAAGACCCGAGAGTATGCCCATGTCGAAGGACCACAAGAAGCCTCACCTTATCCAACAGGAAAACCTAGAAAACCATATCGGTTACACATTCAAAGACAAAACTCTTCTTATGGAAGCTCTGACGCATCCCTCGTGTCCATATGATACATCAATTCAGTCCTATCAGCGTCTTGAGTTCTTAGGTGATGCAGTGCTTGACATGCTTATTGTTGACTTGATTCGTGCACATCATGTTGAATGCCAACAGGGCGAAATGACAAAGATTAAACACGCCATTGTGAACGGGCaccttcttgcctttctGTGCATGCAGTTCAAGTGGGCCATGCCCTCTCCTCTAACCCCCAGTATTGACACCGGAACGGAGACAGAGACAGAGATAATATCCCCACCGCCAAAAACCCTCTCTCTGTATAGCTATCTCCGATATTCCCCCTCAAGACCGCTACCACTCCACGTCGAACCTGAATCTGGTTCTTCGAATGCATTAACTCGCCACAACCTCCTCTGCCCCTCAATACTGCACGCCCTCAACAACACAACGGCCTACCCGTGGTCGCTTTTCTCTGCAATCCATGCAGACAAATTCTTCTCTGATGTTGTCGAGTCCATCATCGGCGCTATATTTGTCGACTCAGGCGGGGATCTGGGGGCATGTGCTGGCTTCATCGAACGATTGGGCCTAGTAAGGATCGCAAAGAGAATTTTAGATGAGCGCGTTGACGTCACCCATCCGACACAGAGGGCGCAGATtgagctgcagaagcttgCGGCACGATTAGGATGCAATGACGGGTTTCGGTTCGAGTGTAGGACGGTCCGTGACTTGAGCTCCGGGAAGCGCAAAACTTTGGAGGTTGACATTAACGATCATTATGGAGATGAAGACCCAGCTGTTTTAGGCGCTGAAGGGCCAGAACTGACATACACATGCACGATCTCCCTTGCAACCCTCAGGACCAACCAGGACTTTGGTCGCGACCTCGACGATATTGTCGTAACCGGGTgtctgagtaaagaagacGCTGAGATCCAAGCTGCTAACCTAGTCATCGAGTTGGTGGGACGCCTTGAGAGTGGCAGACTCTATAAGAAAAACATGGATTTGGATATCGATACGGGGGTGCAGGTGGacctggatctggacatGAACTTGGATCCGGGAATAACTACAGGATAG
- a CDS encoding uncharacterized protein (transcript_id=CADANIAT00009880) — MQPALAPAPHPSMQTSAQDHADQVLHDSLLAAQHLSQHPQQPRPQQPNAQPHHLQPTATTSPRDQNNIDPAISGGAMLPPSQPPAQPEPTVEDETPKTYGKRPLSTSKRAAQNRAAQRAFRQRKESYIRKLEEQVKEYEVMSQEYKALQAENYQLREYVINLQSRLLDSQGEVPELPGNIDLNQPRTEISVPQPAPRPGQAGASAPPQGSPQSQVSIANDDMNSLNRIAEAGLGMRKHPNEEAFLSNNFQARRGRGDETADPSETKTEPPTHGLPMVS, encoded by the exons ATGCAGCCTGCActagctccagcgccgcatcCAAGCATGCAAACATCTGCTCAG GACCATGCTGATCAAG TGCTTCACGATTCGCTGTTAGCAGCGCAGCATTTGTCGCAGCATCCCCAACAACCGCGTCCACAGCAGCCAAATGCGCAACCTCACCACCTGCAACCAACCGCCACAACAAGCCCCCGCGATCAAAACAATATTGACCCTGCGATCTCCGGAGGCGCAATGCTTCCCCCATCACAACCACCAGCGCAGCCAGAACCCACtgtcgaggacgagacgCCGAAAACCTATGGGAAGCGACCGCTATCTACCTCGAAGCGTGCCGCCCAAAACCGCGCCGCTCAA AGGGCTTTCCGCCAGCGTAAAGAGAGCTACATCCGCAAGCTTGAGGAGCAAGTAAAGGAGTACGAAGTAATGTCGCAGGAATATaaagctctgcaggctgaAAACTACCAACTGCGGGAATATGTCATCAACCTACAATCCCGGCTGCTGGACTCACAGGGTGAGGTTCCTGAGCTACCGGGGAACATCGATCTCAACCAGCCGCGAACCGAGATTTCTGTACCGCAGCCGGCTCCTAGACCTGGCCAGGCTGGTGCCTCGGCTCCTCCGCAGGGTTCACCCCAATCGCAGGTATCCATTGCTAACGACGATATGAACTCTTTAAACCGCATAGCGGAAGCTGGCCTTGGGATGCGCAAACACCCAAATGAAGAAGCTTTCTTGAGTAACAATTTCCAGGCCCGTCGTGGCCGAGGGGATGAAACCGCCGACCCTTCGGAAACGAAGACGGAGCCTCCGACTCATGGGTTACCAATGGTATCATGA
- a CDS encoding putative phosphatidylserine decarboxylase Psd2 (transcript_id=CADANIAT00009881), which produces MVRLPLPQRLSSHLSTRSNASTPGQSRSTSPMRTPDVKPLVLKVSVLRGRNLAAKDRGGTSDPYLIVTLGEARQSTPTIFKTLNPEWNVTFEMPVVGVPLLECICWDHDRFGKDYLGEFDIALEDIFTDGEIQQQPKWYTLKSNRKPGKRKDNNVSGEILLQFSLSDPSNPTASPTEIYTRFKTLVSTGDEDEYFPPVSSSTILEESGDRDEETSDETDDPTKPETVEKRRRRLRLKRLKRKSLAARAYQFSGVGNGVHGIVFMEIVKVTDLPPERNVTRTSFDMDPFVVTSLGRKTLRTPVIRHNLNPVYNEKMVFQVMKHEQLYTMSFTVMDRDKFSGNDFVASAGFPLQTLIQAGPDIDPETGLYQFSEEDMRPPAKVSPVPSSSSLSRPSKHLVRSRSSTTSLSAQQQEPQSVPSLVLPEQSASSSNTDGSTATSPVTSESDGLRVYEIPLTLKNKERWEDKHFPQIIVKAKYMPYRALRQQFWRLMLRQYDADDSGSIDKVELTTMLDTLGSTLKESTIDSFFERFSEENSSGDPSCLTFDQVVMCLEDTLQSLQKDPRTMGKKLSPATSTASQESDGEELNVETSSSQPTNVDSQVTSIPTMTTEQTSVDEDLHPDDLGDERGEEHVIELRECPLCHQPRLSKRSDADIITHIATCASQDWRQVDNLVMGGFVTSSQAQRKWYSKVITKISYGGYKLGANSANILVQDRITGQINEERMSVYVRLGIRLLYKGLKSREMEKKRIRKILKSLSIKQGKKYDDPASASQIRDFINFHQLDMSEVLLPLDQFKNFNEFFYRALKPGARPCSAPHEPGIVVSPADCRTVVFDRVTEATSVWVKGREFSIKRLLGNAYPEDVSRYQNGALGVFRLAPQDYHRFHIPVDGVMGTPKTIEGEYYTVNPMAIRSALDVYGENVRVLVPIDSVRHGRVMVICVGAMMVGSTVITRQAGEKVSRAEELGYFKFGGSTLLLLFEEGKVNFDSDLVDNSRGALETLVRVGMSVGHSPDIPQFEPDLPKKPEDVSLEEMQAAKRRIEGSLAPPAHASALQ; this is translated from the exons ATGGTTCGGCTACCATTGCCACAACGTCTTAGCTCTCATCTCAGCACGCGGAGCAATGCTTCGACGCCCGGCCAAAGTAGAAGCACCAGTCCCATGAGAACACCTGATGTCAAGCCATTGGTACTCAAAGTGTCGGTCCTGCGG GGGAGAAACCTTGCAGCCAAAGACCGAGGAGGAACAAGCGATCCT TATTTGATCGTCACACTAGGGGAAGCCAGACAATCCACGCCTACCATATTCAAGACATTGAACCCAGAATGGAATGTGACCTTTGAAATGCCGGTTGTCGGCGTCCCGTTGCTCGAGTGCATTTGCTGGGACCACGACAGATTCGGCAAGGATTACTTGGGCGAATTCGATATTGCGTTGGAAGATATATTTACGGATGGGGAAATTCAACAACAG CCGAAATGGTACACCCTCAAGTCGAATCGAAAACCGGGCAAGAGGAAGGATAACAACGTATCGGGCGAGATTCTTCTACAATTCTCGTTATCTGACCCTTCGAACCCGACAGCATCACCAACGGAAATTTACACGAGGTTTAAGACCTTAGTCTCCACtggagacgaagacgagTATTTTCCTCCAGTATCGTCTTCAACCATCCTAGAGGAGTCTGGTGACAGGGACGAAGAAACATCCGACGAAACCGATGATCCAACAAAACCAGAGACAGTAGAGAAGCGCAGGAGGAGACTACGCTTGAAGCGTTTGAAACGCAAGTCCTTGGCTGCCAGGGCGTATCAGTTCTCTGGCGTTGGAAATGGCGTGCATGGCATCGTGTTCATGGAGATTGTCAAGGTCACCGACCTTCCCCCAGAGCGAAACG TGACGCGGACTTCCTTTGACATGGATCCGTTCGTGGTAACGTCACTTGGTCGTAAAACGCTCAGAACCCCGGTCATCCGCCACAACTTGAACCCAGTATACAACGAGAAGATGGTCTTCCAGGTCATGAAGCATGAGCAGTTATACACAATGAGTTTTACCGTAATGGACAGGGACAAATTCTCAGGGAACGACTTCGTGGCTTCGGCGGGCTTTCCCCTGCAAACCCTTATCCAGGCTGGTCCTGATATCGATCCAGAGACCGGGCTCTACCAGTTTTCCGAAGAAGATATGCGACCTCCAGCCAAGGTCAGCCCGGtcccttcatcctcaagctTGTCGAGGCCAAGTAAGCATCTTGTGAGATCGAGGAGCTCTACTACGTCTTTATCGGCGCAACAACAGGAGCCTCAATCTGTCCCTTCGCTAGTACTTCCTGAACAAAGCGCGAGCAGTAGCAACACCGACGGTTCTACTGCTACCAGTCCCGTCACATCTGAGTCGGATGGTCTTCGAGTCTACGAGATTCCGCTAACAttaaagaataaagaaaGATGGGAGGATAAACACTTCCCGCAAATAATAGTCAAGGCGAAATACATGCCTTACCGTGCCCTTCGACAACAATTTTGGAGGCTAATGCTGAGGCAATACGACGCTGATGACAGCGGTAGCATTGACAAAGTTGAGCTGACCACGATGCTCGATACCCTTGGGTCAACACTAAAGGAGTCGACTATCGATAGCTTCTTCGAACGCTTCAGTGAGGAGAATAGCTCAGGCGATCCTTCCTGTTTGACATTCGATCAAGTTGTGATGTGCCTCGAGGATACACTCCAGTCGCTGCAGAAAGACCCGCGGACAATGGGCAAAAAACTTAGCCCAGCTACTTCAACAGCCAGTCAAGAAAGTGACGGCGAGGAGTTAAATGTTGAGACCAGCTCGTCCCAGCCGACTAATGTTGATTCTCAGGTCACATCGATCCCGACGATGACCACAGAGCAGACTTCAGTCGACGAAGATCTCCACCCAGACGACTTGGGTGACGAGCGCGGCGAAGAGCACGTTATTGAGCTCCGAGAGTGTCCTCTTTGTCATCAACCGCGCCTTTCCAAGCGGTCTGATGCTGATATCATCACGCACATCGCAACATGTGCAAGCCAGGATTGGCGACAGGTGGACAACCTTGTCATGGGAGGCTTTGTGACCTCGAGCCAAGCCCAACGCAAATGGTATAGCAAGGTTATCACCAAGATTTCTTACGGTGGCTACAAGTTAGGTGCAAACTCTGCCAACATTCTCGTACAAGATCGTATCACAGGGCAGATCAATGAGGAACGGATGAGTGTCTATGTTCGATTGGGCATTCGGCTCTTATATAAAGGTCTCAAAAGTCGCGAAATGGAGAAGAAACGAA TCCGCAAAATTCTGAAATCCCTTAGTATCAAGCAGGGAAAGAAATATGACGATCCAGCCTCTGCAAGTCAAATTCGAGACTTCATCAACTTTCATCAGCTAGACATGTCGGAGGTTCTACTGCCCCTAGATCAGTTCAAGAACTTCAATGAGTTCTTCTACCGTGCACTGAAACCAGGAGCCAGACCCTGTTCTGCCCCGCATGAACCCGGGATTGTTGTTTCGCCTGCGGACTGCCGTACGGTGGTGTTTGACCGCGTCACTGAAGCAACCAGTGTCTGGGTCAAAGGGCGGGAATTCTCCATCAAGAGACTTCTTGGAAATGCCTATCCTGAAGATGTCTCACGATATCAGAATGGAGCATTAGGAGTTTTCCGGCTCGCTCCTCAGGATTATCATCGCTTCCATATCCCTGTCGACGGCGTGATGGGAACCCCGAAGACCATCGAAGGCGAATACTACACGGTAAACCCGATGGCAATCCGCTCCGCGCTCGATGTGTATGGCGAAAACGTTCGAGTCCTGGTGCCCATTGATTCGGTGAGACACGGCCGAGTTATGGTGATTTGCGTTGGTGCGATGATGGTTGGAAGTACGGTCATCACGCGACAGGCCGGTGAAAAAGTCTCACGGGCTGAGGAGCTAGGATATTTCAAGTTTGGCGGAAGTACTCTTCTACTACTctttgaagaaggaaaggtcAACTTTGACAGTGATCTCGTGGACAACTCGCGAGGAGCTCTGGAAACTTTG GTCCGGGTAGGTATGTCTGTGGGCCACAGCCCTGATATACCACAGTTCGAGCCTGATCTGCCCAAGAAGCCCGAGGATGTCAGCCTCGAAGAGATGCAAGCCGCCAAGCGCAGGATTGAGGGCAGCTTGGCTCCACCAGCACATGCCTCAGCGCTACAGTAG